Sequence from the Gloeocapsopsis dulcis genome:
GTTGGTTGATAGTCATTAGGCATCCCGACTACGCTATCACCCATAGCTTGTGCCCATGCATACCAAACCATCAATTGATTATTTTCTTTTAATGCACCGTAAGCACGCGAATATTCTGAGTCCTCTCGGTTAACAATTTGCCGCATAATAGTAAGTTGCTCGCTATCCGATAACTGATAGTAGTCTCCTAACAGCATTGGTGCTAATTCTGGATCAGTTGCAGCCGGTGCAGCGGGAGTAATAGAGCTACCCATTTTTTTATAAACTAGATAAAACCAAGCTAGTTTTGCGTCAGTTTCTAACCCATCGAAAGCTTGAACTACTTTTTGTGTTTTGTCACTCAGTGCTTGGGGCTGATTAGTATTTGGGCTAGAAGTCATACCTTATCTCCAAAAACGTTCTAGCACCAGGAGTAACAAAGTTTGTAACTTCAAATCGCCCCCCAAGAGAGAGAGTTTAGTTTTGTGAGTTTTTAACTGCGTCTACTTCTTATAACAGAGATGTAAGATCTATCTCAATGAGGTTATGGCAGTGTAGCAGCCTTCTGATACGATCGCAGCATAGATAAAAAACCATAGGAGACACTTATGGCTGACGAAGAAATTAGACCTAACCCCGATCAAGCAACTACTCAAGAAGCGCAGCTTGCAGCAGAAAGCATCGCTGAGGGTAAAGAGAAAGTAACAGATATAGATTTTGATGCGGATTATGCAGCTGCTCAGCAAATGAGTGTTAGCGATATTGATCGTACAGATGCGGGAGCACAAGCTGCACAAAAAGCGACAGCACCACAATTTGAAGTGTCTCAGCCAGAAGAAACTCGAACTGAAACGACGACAGGAAATCCAGAAGATTACAAACAAATGGCACAAGAAAGTTCAGCAGAATCTACAACCGAAGTCTCTGACGATCTCGTTAAGAAAGCTCTGGATAAGGGTAAAGCTGATAATTCATAGTAAATCTTTTTGTCAAACTACATTAATACCACAGCTCGTATTCGTTTTTGCTCAACTGCAGTTAGTTGAGCATTAATTATATGTATAGAGAGATAATACGACTAAAACTTCAATGTGCCTTGACTCAAAAAATCAGAATTTAACTGGAATTTTTCATAAGAATTCAAGGCTATAACTGCAGATAATAATTCTTGCGGTTGATGCACTAAAAAATCTGGATTCTGTTGTGCCAAGACTTCTGGAGAATTGAATCCCCAAGCTACTGCGATCGCCTTAATGTTGCTCTTTCTCGCTGCTTCAATATCTCTTGTCTCGTCGCCTATGTAAATGATTTCTTCTCGATTGAGTTCTTCTTGTTTGATAAGTTTATTAATCACTTTACTCTTACCAAAAAGTGTTGTTCCTGAGTAAATAAAATCAAATAAGTGTTGCCACTCGTTTTTTTCGAGAAACTCCACTATATTCTCTTTTGAATTAGATGTCACAATTCCCAAGCGATGTTCCATAGAACTTAACTCGCTCAAGATGCCTGTCATTTCGCAGATTGGTTTAATATTCTTAATTTCTTTATTAAGTTCGGCTCTAACTTTTTTAATCAGAAAAGGCAGCTTTAAAATTGATATTCCTGAATGCTTGACAATTTCTCTGGAACTCAAGTTTTTTAGTTGTTCAAGTTCAGCTTGAGTTGTTTGTTTATAGCCAAACTCTAAGGCTAAACGATTTGTAATATCAACAATAACATCAATTGTATTGGCTAATGTACCATCAAAATCAAAAATAATCACTTTTGCTGTCATTGGAGGGCGCATTTATTGTTGGAATGGACATTTTCGCTGTGCCCTACAGATTTGCTTTAGCGTTTCGCCGTAACATTTCTGGTTTAATCCGCCGTAGTGCTGAAGCTGGAAATCGCTCGTTCCACTCGGCATCAGAAGTCTCAGCAAGTTCTGCTAATGTAGGGGCAATATTCCAGGGATAAGGCTGAAATTCTGCTACATCTGTTTCTTTAGCAAAACGCTGATTCCAGGGGCAAACGTCTTGGCAGATATCACAACCAGCAACCCAACCGTGGAGTTGCGATGCTACTGCTTCGGGTAATTTTTCACCCCGATTCTCAATTGTATGATAAGCGATACAACGATTTGCATCTACAACAAATGGCTGTGTAATAGCATTTGTCGGACAAGCATCAAGACAGCGCGTACAGTTGCCGCAATGTTCCGTATGAGGCTGATCGGGAGTTAAGTTTAGGTTAGTCAAGATTTCGCCCAGAAACACCCAAGAACCATATTCGCGTGTGATGACATTGCCATTCTTGGCAATCCAACCAATTCCTGCTTTCTGTGCCCACACTTTATCTTGTACTGGACCTGTATCAGCATAGTAACGTACTTGAATTCCTTGTACTTGTGCTTCTAACCAGTGACTCAGCAACTTCAGCTTTTTGTGTAAAACTTTATGATAATCCCTACCCCAGCCATAACGCGATATCTTGGCATATTTAGTATCTGAAGGGCGCTGGTGTGGAGTGTAGTAGTTTAAGGCAACACAAATTAGCGATCGCACGTCTGGCATAACCAATTGGATGTTTTGTCGCTTAGGGTTTGCCATCCATGCCATATCTGCTTGATACCCAAGTGCTAGCCATGCTTGTAAATGTTGACTTTCTGATGTGCCATCATCAACAGATGCAATACCCACTCGATGAAATCCCAGTTCTAGGGCTTTCTGTTTGATCCAAGACGTATCGATATCAATCTTCTCCCATTTCAGAGCCTTACATCCACGCTAGCACCTCATCCTGGTTTGTTTGCTATAGGGTTACTGCATACAGGAAAGCTGGGGGAGTTGAGGAGATTGATTGATTTTGCTAATCAATGAAGTGCCAACATTTATCGCTTCCTAAGTTCCCTTGTGCTAGATTCCAAGCTTTATTTGTCGGTTCAAGATTACCAAACAGCCTAATTTGTAAATTTTATTTGCATTTTGTAAAGAAACGTTGCATACTAGAAGTCAAGGAGGAGAGAAGAGATTCGTGCATACAAACTCTTGTCAAGAATCTCCAGAGCAGACATGACATACACAACAGAGTCAGCTTCAACTATCTTTTCTAACCGCTTCGATTCGAGCACCCAATTTGCTGACGCCGTGCCTGCCACCGTAGCTTTATTCAAGCGCCTCAGTGTGAACGATCAGCTAGCGTTACTTTGGTACGCATACACGGAAATGGGACGCTCAATTACACCTGCAGCCCCTGGTGCAGCCCGTCTACAGTTAGCCGAAGGGCTACTAAGTCAGCTCAAAAATATGTCCCATGCTGAGCAGTTGCAGGCTATGCGTGATTTGGCAGCAAACAGAAATACTGCAATCAGCCGTTCCTATGGAGTTTTAAGCACAAATACTAAACTAGCTTTTTGGTATGAACTTTCTGTATTGATGGAGCAAGGCATCGTTGTCCCAATGCCTCCTGGATATCAGCCTTCCTCATCTGTTACAGAAGTTTTAGACGCCATTAAAAGCCTTGACTTCGGTCAACAAATTACCGTACTTCGTAACACTGTAGTTGACATGGGAGTTGATCCTCTCGCCGACTAATCCGAAGTGTAACGAAATTTTCTTCCCCTTCTCTTACAGAGAAGTAGGCTGAAAGCCCTCCTCTTTTAAGAGAGGGATGAAAGCTAGTTGCAAGATTTATCAAGACAAGTGTATTGATTTATACGCATAATTCTGAGATAATAAACATTGTGAGTAAGACTCGCCATCTACGTGAGGAATCATCCTAGTTGAGGCGAAATCCCTGCATCTAAGAAACAACGGTTAGGTTTTATTCCTAGCGGCAGTATGACTACAGCACTGCGAATAATGGCAGGATGAGGAGCGTACCTGATTGGCTTGGTGATGGATGTCGGAAAGCAAATCATAGATAAAGTAGACGTAATCCATGTGCTCTTGTATCAGCATGAGAGAGCGTGTAGGGCGTTTTTGACTGCGCCCACCAGCGAGAGTCTGGTGACAGCTAAATTGATGTGAAGCGGTGCGAATAGGCTTGTAGCCTATCGCAGAGCAACGATTTAGAATCCCTTCGGCGCGAGCCTTGGGAAAAGTCAATGTTCTCTAATACAATTCTTAAAAAGAGTAGGATCGTGATCTGCTCTTTTTCTTGTATGACCTTGCTCCTAGACTGCCTGCTTATGAACCCTGAATTTCTCTCTTCAACCCAAGGTTCTCTTGAACATTCAATTAGTATTGAAGGTATCACTGAACCAACGATATTAAATTATTTTGAAAATCTAAACTCAGCTAATTTTGATGCAACAGCTGCACTATTTGCTGTTGATGGAACACTCAAAGCGCCTTTTGAATCTCCAATTGTAGGGCGAGAGGCGATCGCTGCTTACCTGCATCAAGAAGCACAAGGCATGATACTTGCACCTACTCAAGGTATAATTGAGCCGCAAGACGACGCATTTAAAGTTCAAGTTGCCGGAAAAGTGCAAACTTCTTGGTGCGGTGTCAACGTTTCTTGGATATTTCTACTCAACCAGCAACGTGAAATTCTTGCGGCTACAGTAAAACTTCTTGCTTCACCTCAGGAATTACTAAATATGCAACGTTCCCAAAGCCAGTGAAATGGTTGGCTCAGATTTCTCTATTTACTTAAGCCACAAGTGATTGTTCGAGCGATCGCACCAGCATCTGACGTCCGAGATCAATGTCACGTTCTGCACATTGCCAGTCGGGGTGGGCAGTCATTAATAAGCTTTCTAAGGCTTCTTGATCAAAGAGATGCCACACAGGTATTGCACTATCAACTTCTACTGCATAGCAGTTTGAGCTAATACAATGAATCGTCCAACTGTTAGTCGTCCTGACTACTTGCATTTGTTGTTGCGGTTGCAGCAAGCGAAATTTGCGAACTGTCTGTTTAAACTCACTGAGTGAAGACACCATTAACCCTGGAAGTGCAACTGGTGTATCTACATCACCATTGACTGTAATCCAGTAGTACCGTGCTGGGTCAATTCCTACTAACCAAGGCAATTCATCATCCAAACGATAACGAGGTGCTAAAGAAATTGATGGTGTCATAACAAAAGCTTTGATGAACTTGATCTACAACTAATCGTCGGTAAAGCAAGTTTTCCTTCTAAAAGAGAAATAACTTTGTTTACCATACTTTGTCTCTCATAAGATCAAGTCTTCAATAAAAACTTGTATTTATAAACTCTTTTTAACAAAAGTTATAATAATTAATAAAGAGGTCAGAGGAGCGGGTAAAAAGAATTGAACCGAGCCTTTCTCCTCGATGTTTTTCTTCCCCTAACCCCTCGCCCCTTCTTTGTGATTACCCTACTAAGCCAGAACGTAATGCGCGAACGGCAGCTTGAGTACGGTCATCAGCACAAAGCTTATTAAGAATGTTGCGTACATGAGTTTTCACTGTGCCTACAGTGATATATAGCTTCTCTGCAATCACTGCATTACTGCAACCTTCAACGATTAGTTGTAACACCTCAAGTTCTCTTTCCGTCAGCGGGTAAGCAGCAATCATCTGGTCATATTCTGCATCAGCAGCATTAATTGCAACTGTTTTGCTATCTATAGTGGCTGGCTCTGTAGCTTCAGGAGTTTCTTTGGCTTGTTGGAGAACAATCCGTGCGATCGCTGGATCGATCCAAGAGTTACCACCATGCGTTACCCGTAATGCTTCTAGTAAGTTGTCAAAACTAATATCCTTCATACAATAAGAGTCAGCACCTGCAGCAAATGCTGCTAGCACAGCTTCTTTGTTATCGCGTAACGTTAAAATCAATACTTTGGTGTTGCTATCATCCTCACTGTCTTGACTTGCTTTGATTTGCCGTGTAAGTTCAATGCCATCTTTGTCAGGTAAGCCAATGTCAACAATGGCAATATCAGGATGGCTGATTTGTAATAGTTTCAACCCTTCACCAGCATTAGCAGCTTCTCCAACCACTTCAATCTCCTGTCGCTGTTGCAGGGCTGTACGAATACCTACACGGGTGAGGTCATGGTCTTCAATTAGAGCAACACGAATTTTATTCATTGTCAATAACCGCTTGTACAATTCTTAAATTTAAAACGGAGGTTACTAATCTGACAGAACTAGTTTAGTTAAGATCACCCATTAACAGAAGTAGAGATTTCTCTAATCTAAAGCAATTCAATGGCAAATTTTTCTGGTTTTTCTGAAACGTCTCCTCACTAAGCGATCGCTTAAGGTCTATGCTGAACAAAGCCGGAAAAACGTATACTTTGTTACTTCTTGCCATGCATACAAGTACACAAACCCGTGAGGCTTGCCTGACATCGTTATTTATCAGCTTAATTTTTAGAATAAACTTAATTTGCCATAGTTAATCTTTGATAAAGCACTTGCGTTTGCGACTAAGGGTTGTGGAGATTATTGTATCAATTAGAGAAGCGCAAATTCCTGTCTTTAAGAGAAGTAAGCCAGCGTTTATGTTGTTTTTAGTGCCCAATGCAGTATCCTAGAGCTTCACCGTCTACCTGCAAGTACTAGCCGCGTTATTTATATAAAGTAGAACATAACTTCAAAAAAAGGCTCGGGAATGCCAGTACCGCAAAATATTGTTGCATAAATTAACAATAGTTTTACCTATGAATACTCTACATGAAGGTAATGATAAATTAGGCGCCAAAGATCAGTCGTGGGGCTTCGTCAAAGCACTACATCCAGAAGATCGACGCTGTATGACTCAACGCGCTTCTGCGATCGCTCAAGGGCAACCCTACGAGATTAAATACCGATTGCTGGCTGCGGATGGTCACTATCACTGGTTTAGCGAACAAGGTACACCTGTCATTACAGCAGGTCAAATTCAAGATTGGATAGTCAGTTGCACTCCCTGTCAAAAAGAATTAGGCAGTAATGTCCTAGAAGCACCCTTAAAAGTTGTGCAAGAAAGTGAACAACGATATCGCTCGTTGGTCATTGCAACATCACAAATCGTTTGGATAACAGACGCCACAGGAAAAGTAGATGATATACCAGCTTGGCGGGCGTATACAGGTCAAACTGTTGCCGAAGTTCAGGGCTGGAGTTGGCTTAGTGCCGTGCATCCCGAAGACCGCGATCGCACTGCGCAAACTTGGAATAGCGCAGTACAGCACAAAAGGCTTTACGACACCGAATATCGTATTCGTGGTGCCGATGGTAACTATCGTTATTTTTGGGTACGGGGTGTCCCAGTCATTGCCGAAGACGGTTCCGTCCGCGAATGGGTAGGTATTTGTGCGGACATTCACGAACGCAAGCAGGTGGAGGAAGAACTCAAAAAAAGTGAAAAACGCTACCGTGACTTAGCAAACGCAATGCCTTTAATTGTGTGGACAGCACAACCAAATGGCAAGATGGATTATTACAATCAACGCTGGTTTGACTATACTGGATTAACGCCTGAGCAAAGTACAGATTCGGGATGGCAAGCAATCATTCATCCTGATGATTTACCTGGGTGTCTCCATCGTTGGCACCATGCCATCAGTACAGGAACATTCTATGAAATTGAATATCGTTTTCGGCACAAAAATGGTGTCTATCGCTGGCACTTAGGTAAAGCCATACCCGTACGCGACACTCACGACCAAATCTTGTCTTGGGTAGGAACTGCAACAGACATTGACGATCGCAAATGCTTCGAGGAAGTCCTCAAAGAAAGCGAAGTCCGCTTCCGCAGCATGGCAGACAACGCGCCAGTGATGATTTGGGTATCTGGAACCGACACGCTGTGTTATTGGTTCAATCAACCGTGGCTGGCGTTTACAGGACAGAAGATGGAAGCAGAAGTCGGTGATGGTTGGACGCAAAAAGTTCATCCTGAAGACAAAGAAGCTTGCCTCAATACTTACCTCAAAGCATTTGCAGCCCGTCAGCGCTTTGAGATGGAATATCGTCTTCAACGTGCAGATGGCGAGTATCGCTGGTTGGTTAATACTGGCGTACCGCGCTTTATACCAGGAGGTAACTTTGCCGGATACATTGGCTCTTGTGTTGATATCACCGAACGCAAAGCTACTGAGGAAGCGCTGAAACATCGCGCCGAGGAACTAACTTATTTAACAAAAATATTAGCAACGACGAATACTGCGTTAGAAAAGCGCAACCAAGAATTGGATCAATTTGCTTATGTTGCATCCCACGACTTGAAAGCACCCTTAAGAGCGATCGCCAATCTGTCGCAGTGGATTGAAGAAGATATTGCAGAGCAACTCAGTGCCGAAAACCGCCATCAAATGGATTTGTTGCGCGGGCGTGTCCATCGACTCGAAGCCTTAATCGATGGTTTATTGCAGTACTCCCGTGTAGGACGGATTGCAACACCTGCTGAATTTATCAGTGTG
This genomic interval carries:
- a CDS encoding response regulator, with product MNKIRVALIEDHDLTRVGIRTALQQRQEIEVVGEAANAGEGLKLLQISHPDIAIVDIGLPDKDGIELTRQIKASQDSEDDSNTKVLILTLRDNKEAVLAAFAAGADSYCMKDISFDNLLEALRVTHGGNSWIDPAIARIVLQQAKETPEATEPATIDSKTVAINAADAEYDQMIAAYPLTERELEVLQLIVEGCSNAVIAEKLYITVGTVKTHVRNILNKLCADDRTQAAVRALRSGLVG
- a CDS encoding ketosteroid isomerase family protein; its protein translation is MNPEFLSSTQGSLEHSISIEGITEPTILNYFENLNSANFDATAALFAVDGTLKAPFESPIVGREAIAAYLHQEAQGMILAPTQGIIEPQDDAFKVQVAGKVQTSWCGVNVSWIFLLNQQREILAATVKLLASPQELLNMQRSQSQ
- a CDS encoding orange carotenoid protein N-terminal domain-containing protein translates to MTSSPNTNQPQALSDKTQKVVQAFDGLETDAKLAWFYLVYKKMGSSITPAAPAATDPELAPMLLGDYYQLSDSEQLTIMRQIVNREDSEYSRAYGALKENNQLMVWYAWAQAMGDSVVGMPNDYQPTEAMNNLLSQIEGLDFDDQISIFRTIASNMGYTDVKPIETQVQTGKTSSL
- a CDS encoding HAD-IA family hydrolase codes for the protein MTAKVIIFDFDGTLANTIDVIVDITNRLALEFGYKQTTQAELEQLKNLSSREIVKHSGISILKLPFLIKKVRAELNKEIKNIKPICEMTGILSELSSMEHRLGIVTSNSKENIVEFLEKNEWQHLFDFIYSGTTLFGKSKVINKLIKQEELNREEIIYIGDETRDIEAARKSNIKAIAVAWGFNSPEVLAQQNPDFLVHQPQELLSAVIALNSYEKFQLNSDFLSQGTLKF
- a CDS encoding PAS domain-containing protein, with the translated sequence MNTLHEGNDKLGAKDQSWGFVKALHPEDRRCMTQRASAIAQGQPYEIKYRLLAADGHYHWFSEQGTPVITAGQIQDWIVSCTPCQKELGSNVLEAPLKVVQESEQRYRSLVIATSQIVWITDATGKVDDIPAWRAYTGQTVAEVQGWSWLSAVHPEDRDRTAQTWNSAVQHKRLYDTEYRIRGADGNYRYFWVRGVPVIAEDGSVREWVGICADIHERKQVEEELKKSEKRYRDLANAMPLIVWTAQPNGKMDYYNQRWFDYTGLTPEQSTDSGWQAIIHPDDLPGCLHRWHHAISTGTFYEIEYRFRHKNGVYRWHLGKAIPVRDTHDQILSWVGTATDIDDRKCFEEVLKESEVRFRSMADNAPVMIWVSGTDTLCYWFNQPWLAFTGQKMEAEVGDGWTQKVHPEDKEACLNTYLKAFAARQRFEMEYRLQRADGEYRWLVNTGVPRFIPGGNFAGYIGSCVDITERKATEEALKHRAEELTYLTKILATTNTALEKRNQELDQFAYVASHDLKAPLRAIANLSQWIEEDIAEQLSAENRHQMDLLRGRVHRLEALIDGLLQYSRVGRIATPAEFISVKALLNEVITMLAPPPEFTIAITEDLPRLRTQKLPLFQVFSNLISNAIKHHNRHDGKIAISATDKGDFYEFTIADDGPGIASAYHDKVFGIFQTLEARDKVENTGVGLAIVKKIVESQGGRIYLVSQEGQGATFCFTWSK
- the queG gene encoding tRNA epoxyqueuosine(34) reductase QueG, with amino-acid sequence MDIDTSWIKQKALELGFHRVGIASVDDGTSESQHLQAWLALGYQADMAWMANPKRQNIQLVMPDVRSLICVALNYYTPHQRPSDTKYAKISRYGWGRDYHKVLHKKLKLLSHWLEAQVQGIQVRYYADTGPVQDKVWAQKAGIGWIAKNGNVITREYGSWVFLGEILTNLNLTPDQPHTEHCGNCTRCLDACPTNAITQPFVVDANRCIAYHTIENRGEKLPEAVASQLHGWVAGCDICQDVCPWNQRFAKETDVAEFQPYPWNIAPTLAELAETSDAEWNERFPASALRRIKPEMLRRNAKANL
- a CDS encoding orange carotenoid protein N-terminal domain-containing protein, producing the protein MTYTTESASTIFSNRFDSSTQFADAVPATVALFKRLSVNDQLALLWYAYTEMGRSITPAAPGAARLQLAEGLLSQLKNMSHAEQLQAMRDLAANRNTAISRSYGVLSTNTKLAFWYELSVLMEQGIVVPMPPGYQPSSSVTEVLDAIKSLDFGQQITVLRNTVVDMGVDPLAD